A portion of the uncultured Draconibacterium sp. genome contains these proteins:
- a CDS encoding ABC transporter substrate-binding protein, protein MGSLRFIKVLILGCSLILLVNGFPKSVRAQDNAGTTINIGLLLSDSSKTEAIQGAELAIQQAGENEFFNGKHIKLITRSMEGLWGAGATQTVDLVFNHNVWAIIGSHDGRNAHLAEQVIAKTQVVYVSAWAGDPTLAQAYVPWFYSLVPNNIQQAEQLYRDIYLNEKSDRIVVIANEAYDTQNAMNYFLEEVRKNQEKVPVVISYNTDDFNEEVITKLKDQKPAVVVVFAQPAESLQIVDALSGLAKIYLPFTALGENTNHDFEIADFEGTMIPNTHYFTGDEGTAFCKTYSDTFDKPASPTAAYAYDAAWLILNKIVEAGFNREDFKAILSSTNDTGVTGKIQFDELGRRIQRLQWIPVSENLFNPVEK, encoded by the coding sequence ATGGGGAGTCTCAGGTTTATCAAGGTCCTGATTTTGGGATGCAGTTTGATTTTGTTGGTCAACGGATTTCCAAAAAGTGTAAGAGCTCAGGATAATGCCGGCACAACCATAAATATTGGGCTGTTATTATCGGATAGCTCAAAAACCGAGGCAATACAAGGAGCTGAACTGGCAATACAGCAAGCCGGGGAAAATGAATTTTTCAATGGGAAACATATAAAGTTGATTACCCGCTCGATGGAGGGACTTTGGGGAGCAGGCGCTACACAAACGGTAGATCTTGTTTTTAATCACAATGTTTGGGCAATAATTGGTAGCCACGATGGCCGCAATGCACACCTGGCCGAGCAGGTTATTGCAAAAACGCAGGTTGTTTATGTTTCGGCATGGGCCGGCGATCCAACGCTTGCACAAGCTTACGTGCCATGGTTTTATAGTTTAGTTCCGAATAATATTCAACAAGCAGAACAACTGTACCGTGATATTTATCTGAACGAAAAATCGGATCGAATAGTAGTGATAGCCAACGAAGCTTATGATACACAGAATGCTATGAATTATTTTCTGGAGGAGGTTCGCAAAAATCAGGAAAAAGTGCCCGTTGTTATCAGCTACAATACCGACGATTTTAATGAGGAAGTGATAACAAAACTAAAAGACCAAAAACCGGCGGTAGTAGTAGTTTTTGCACAACCTGCGGAATCTCTGCAAATTGTCGATGCATTATCTGGGCTGGCAAAAATATACCTGCCTTTTACAGCCTTGGGTGAAAATACCAATCATGATTTTGAAATTGCTGATTTTGAGGGAACCATGATTCCGAATACGCATTACTTTACTGGTGATGAGGGTACAGCATTTTGTAAAACGTATTCTGATACATTTGACAAACCTGCTTCGCCAACAGCTGCTTATGCGTACGATGCTGCCTGGCTTATTCTGAATAAAATCGTGGAAGCCGGTTTTAACAGGGAAGATTTTAAGGCCATTTTAAGCTCGACAAACGATACAGGTGTAACCGGTAAAATTCAGTTCGATGAATTGGGCAGAAGAATTCAGCGGCTGCAATGGATTCCGGTTTCTGAAAACTTATTTAATCCTGTTGAAAAATGA
- a CDS encoding ABC transporter substrate-binding protein: MKKIIDYKRILFFSLMLLFSAGSLRAQEGKVMYGNTPDSIFPYGKFQKAYKYHFVEPIEFHGAGREKAAPTDLTEVRLGFLGPLENSELVPLGRQMLNGATLAIEEANAKGGYNGLPYKLMIHNDVGLWGAAANEVIKMDDEKVWAWLGSIDDIVSHVALRATLKCEILMVCTGDPDPTFTETNIPWGIRIISDDRQSGYALAYHIFQNEGHQRLAVIRANNRYGRVGVMEFSGVATRLGHPVRMEERFEVGETDFSMQLSNIKKANPDAILIWGNATESALVLNQLREMGLEQPVFASDRVVSDEFLKIAGDNAQGIVATSQYNPDADDPILNEFQENYRKRFGMEADVFAVHAYDGMNLMIKAIEKVGLNRVLIRDVLTDLKTFQNYKGASGEIVFDASWNDVGKIFMAEYKDGAYQFFPAELMKERGHSTRMPGY; this comes from the coding sequence ATGAAAAAGATAATTGATTATAAACGCATATTGTTCTTTTCCCTGATGTTACTGTTTTCGGCAGGCTCGTTAAGGGCGCAGGAAGGAAAAGTAATGTATGGAAACACCCCCGACAGTATTTTCCCCTACGGTAAGTTTCAGAAAGCATATAAATACCATTTTGTCGAGCCTATCGAGTTTCATGGCGCAGGCCGCGAAAAGGCCGCACCCACCGATTTAACTGAAGTGAGACTGGGATTTTTGGGGCCGCTTGAGAACTCGGAGTTGGTACCTCTGGGCCGGCAAATGCTGAATGGCGCAACTTTGGCCATTGAAGAGGCAAATGCAAAAGGTGGGTACAACGGATTGCCTTATAAATTAATGATTCATAACGACGTTGGATTATGGGGAGCCGCAGCAAATGAAGTGATAAAAATGGATGACGAAAAAGTGTGGGCATGGCTTGGCTCTATCGATGATATTGTTTCGCATGTGGCACTGAGGGCGACATTGAAATGCGAAATACTGATGGTGTGTACCGGAGATCCGGATCCCACATTTACTGAAACAAATATTCCATGGGGTATTCGCATAATCAGCGATGATCGTCAAAGCGGATACGCGTTAGCATATCATATCTTTCAGAATGAGGGACATCAACGTCTTGCCGTTATCAGGGCAAATAATCGTTACGGCAGGGTTGGTGTTATGGAGTTTAGCGGTGTTGCAACCCGCCTGGGGCATCCTGTGCGAATGGAGGAGCGTTTTGAGGTGGGCGAAACAGACTTCAGCATGCAGTTGAGTAACATTAAAAAAGCCAATCCTGATGCTATATTAATTTGGGGAAATGCAACCGAGTCGGCTTTGGTGCTTAATCAGTTGCGCGAGATGGGGTTGGAACAGCCTGTTTTTGCTTCAGACCGCGTGGTTTCTGATGAATTCCTGAAAATTGCAGGAGACAATGCACAAGGAATTGTAGCCACATCTCAGTACAATCCCGATGCTGATGATCCGATATTGAATGAATTTCAAGAGAATTACAGGAAACGTTTCGGAATGGAAGCTGACGTTTTTGCTGTGCATGCCTACGATGGAATGAATTTAATGATAAAAGCCATTGAGAAAGTTGGGCTTAACCGTGTGTTAATTAGGGATGTTCTGACCGATCTCAAAACTTTTCAAAATTATAAAGGAGCCAGCGGAGAGATTGTATTTGACGCTTCGTGGAACGATGTAGGTAAAATATTTATGGCAGAATATAAGGATGGAGCGTATCAGTTTTTCCCAGCCGAACTGATGAAAGAACGTGGGCACTCTACCCGAATGCCCGGTTATTAG
- a CDS encoding FG-GAP-like repeat-containing protein yields the protein MNKNSLFLTIITLLFVFTACEQGNKKTPEQEAIELMTAQTMGIAYLEEFKLEEAEAEFLKYIDLSPKDKLGYANLGLTYLRMGKYPEAEEQIQKAIEIDAQDADIRLILATIYEMDNKREKAISVLNDALTFAPDHAKILYNLSELYSAGNDEASQKGKRECIEQLVKVVPQNLVPQLSLVTININENQGDSALARLELIAKQFPAFPKEAVTYYENTLDLLRKNDLKNAVTQFTIFHNYMKVTAPYQAGIMELKGPGGNLIGFPLIEYNKDLIIQDVEEKSYLDVIQFSEVSASAGLNTINMNADNTNETTTVLSADFDGDGDIDIYIENSDKKAKTGRQFLFSNEMGRYTDVASTVGIKHKGAATDAEFVDYDNDGFLDLFITTKIGDVLYRNASEGAFDDQTKDAGIENNGGGQNLLSFDFDHDGDLDILKATENGPLMFRNNNDGTFTERIAETGIDQQQIINDAAFGDFDEDDDLDFVVTGPSGTILYANQRAGVFKNVNSESGLDESFAGQSVEVGDFNNDGFLDLLLTSTETGDLQIFENHGNGHFTELKNVKGMFASVSETNIQDAKFFDFDNDGYLDIVLAGTPVNEGERGVFLFHNDAPGEFSDVSNLFPENVLSASQIDLFDYNEDGDIDVLLAGTNGGVYLLRNDGGNINHYVNMKLVGLRTGSAKNNHFGIGAKIEVRSGDLYQTKVIDKPGVHFGLGHRKNADIIRITWTNGVPQNIFRPGVDQALIEAQTLKGSCPFLYTWNGSEYEFVKDITWRSALGMPLGIMGENTAYGFAAASDDYIKIPAKALKEKDGKYLMQVTSELWETIYMDKIRLAVADHPASVEVFVPEQFTPPPFPGYDLHQVNQKIMPVSAVDHNGHNVMSFIEKEDDVYLPGFDAAKYQGMTERHWLTIDPGSKVDTKHLKLYMKGWVFPTDASINSALAQTDALNSMWPVIQVQNSKGEWENAVENFGFPMGKDKTVIVDLSGKFKTGDHRVRIVTNMEIYWDYIFFSSTTEEAPVKTTFLDPETADFHYRGFSRMYRKGGRYGPHWFDYYDVDKNPQWVDLVGNYTRYGNVRPLLLEADDQYIISNAGDEISISFSTASLPELPDGWTRSFFIHSVGWVKDGDLNTAYGNQVEPLPYHGMKTYPPSEDDVYPMDAEHREYLEKYNTREVTIEGYRNFVRKQAYNDKND from the coding sequence ATGAATAAAAACAGCCTATTTCTTACAATTATCACATTGCTTTTCGTGTTCACTGCTTGCGAGCAGGGAAATAAAAAGACTCCGGAACAGGAAGCGATAGAGTTGATGACAGCCCAAACAATGGGGATAGCTTACCTTGAAGAATTTAAACTAGAGGAAGCCGAAGCTGAATTTTTAAAATATATTGATTTATCTCCAAAAGACAAATTGGGATACGCCAATCTGGGGTTGACCTATCTTCGAATGGGTAAATACCCTGAAGCGGAGGAGCAAATCCAAAAAGCGATTGAAATTGATGCGCAGGATGCAGATATTCGTCTGATTTTGGCGACCATTTACGAGATGGATAACAAAAGAGAAAAAGCAATTTCAGTTTTAAATGATGCATTAACATTTGCTCCTGACCACGCAAAAATATTGTATAATCTTTCAGAACTTTATTCGGCAGGAAATGATGAAGCATCGCAAAAGGGGAAAAGGGAATGTATTGAGCAATTGGTGAAAGTAGTTCCTCAAAACCTCGTACCTCAGCTTAGCCTTGTAACAATTAATATCAACGAAAACCAGGGAGATAGTGCTTTGGCACGCCTTGAACTTATAGCTAAACAATTTCCGGCTTTCCCGAAAGAAGCAGTTACCTATTATGAAAATACATTGGATCTTTTGCGTAAAAACGATCTGAAAAATGCAGTCACACAATTTACGATCTTTCATAACTATATGAAGGTAACAGCACCCTATCAGGCCGGAATAATGGAATTGAAAGGCCCTGGAGGAAACCTCATCGGCTTTCCTTTAATTGAGTACAACAAGGACCTTATTATTCAGGACGTGGAAGAAAAGTCCTATCTCGATGTAATACAGTTTAGCGAGGTTAGTGCTTCGGCCGGGCTGAATACTATTAACATGAATGCCGACAATACAAATGAAACTACAACTGTACTTTCAGCAGATTTTGATGGCGATGGCGATATTGATATTTATATCGAAAATTCTGATAAGAAGGCAAAAACCGGCCGGCAATTTCTTTTTAGTAACGAGATGGGCCGTTATACCGATGTTGCATCAACCGTTGGCATAAAACATAAAGGCGCAGCAACGGATGCCGAGTTTGTTGATTACGATAACGATGGTTTTCTTGATCTTTTCATCACAACGAAAATCGGTGATGTTTTGTACCGAAATGCCAGCGAAGGAGCGTTTGATGATCAAACAAAGGATGCGGGAATAGAAAACAATGGTGGTGGACAAAACTTACTGTCGTTTGATTTTGATCATGATGGTGATCTGGATATATTAAAAGCGACAGAAAATGGTCCGTTAATGTTTAGGAATAACAACGACGGAACGTTTACCGAAAGAATTGCAGAAACAGGAATCGATCAGCAACAAATAATAAATGATGCTGCTTTTGGCGATTTTGATGAAGATGATGATCTTGATTTTGTTGTTACAGGCCCGTCGGGAACTATATTGTATGCTAATCAGCGTGCGGGCGTTTTTAAGAATGTAAACTCTGAAAGTGGATTGGATGAGAGTTTTGCCGGACAATCGGTAGAAGTTGGAGATTTTAATAATGATGGATTTCTTGATCTGTTACTCACTTCGACAGAAACAGGAGATCTGCAAATTTTCGAAAACCACGGAAACGGTCACTTTACAGAACTTAAAAATGTAAAAGGTATGTTTGCTTCCGTAAGCGAAACAAACATACAGGATGCAAAGTTCTTTGATTTTGATAACGATGGTTATTTAGATATCGTATTAGCCGGAACTCCTGTTAACGAGGGAGAGCGCGGCGTATTCTTGTTTCATAACGATGCGCCGGGAGAATTTTCTGATGTATCAAACTTGTTTCCAGAGAATGTTTTATCAGCGAGCCAAATCGATTTGTTTGATTATAACGAAGATGGCGATATTGATGTACTGCTTGCCGGAACAAATGGGGGAGTTTACCTTTTACGAAACGACGGTGGAAATATTAACCACTACGTAAATATGAAACTGGTGGGATTGCGCACCGGAAGTGCCAAAAACAACCATTTTGGAATTGGCGCAAAAATAGAAGTACGAAGCGGTGATTTATACCAAACTAAAGTAATTGATAAACCCGGTGTTCATTTTGGGTTGGGGCATCGTAAAAATGCGGATATCATACGAATTACATGGACAAACGGTGTACCTCAGAATATTTTCCGTCCTGGTGTAGATCAGGCTTTGATTGAAGCACAAACGCTTAAAGGATCGTGCCCGTTTCTTTACACCTGGAACGGCAGCGAATACGAATTTGTTAAAGACATAACCTGGCGAAGTGCATTGGGAATGCCTCTGGGAATTATGGGCGAAAATACGGCTTATGGATTTGCTGCTGCATCGGATGATTACATCAAAATTCCGGCAAAGGCACTCAAAGAAAAAGACGGAAAGTACCTGATGCAGGTTACATCAGAACTTTGGGAAACTATTTACATGGACAAAATACGTTTGGCGGTGGCCGATCATCCGGCTTCGGTTGAGGTATTTGTGCCCGAGCAGTTTACTCCGCCTCCGTTTCCCGGCTACGATTTACATCAGGTGAATCAAAAAATTATGCCCGTATCAGCAGTTGATCACAACGGGCACAATGTGATGTCGTTTATTGAAAAGGAAGATGATGTGTATTTGCCGGGCTTTGATGCCGCAAAGTACCAGGGAATGACAGAAAGGCATTGGCTTACAATTGATCCGGGAAGTAAAGTAGATACAAAGCATTTAAAATTGTATATGAAAGGTTGGGTATTTCCAACCGATGCCAGTATTAACTCTGCTTTGGCGCAAACTGATGCATTGAACTCAATGTGGCCGGTAATTCAGGTGCAGAATAGTAAAGGAGAATGGGAAAATGCTGTTGAGAATTTTGGCTTCCCCATGGGAAAAGACAAAACGGTTATCGTGGATTTGTCGGGTAAGTTTAAGACCGGTGATCACCGGGTGCGCATTGTAACCAACATGGAAATTTACTGGGATTACATTTTCTTTTCAAGTACTACAGAAGAGGCACCAGTTAAAACGACATTTTTAGATCCGGAAACGGCCGATTTCCATTATCGCGGATTTTCGCGTATGTATCGTAAAGGTGGTCGTTACGGCCCGCACTGGTTCGATTATTACGATGTGGATAAAAATCCGCAATGGGTTGATTTAGTTGGCAATTACACGCGTTATGGCAATGTTCGTCCATTATTGCTGGAGGCTGATGATCAGTATATTATTTCAAATGCAGGCGATGAAATTTCCATTTCATTCTCAACCGCCTCGCTGCCGGAATTGCCGGATGGATGGACACGAAGTTTCTTTATTCACAGTGTGGGCTGGGTAAAAGACGGTGATTTAAATACCGCATACGGTAATCAGGTTGAACCACTTCCTTATCATGGAATGAAAACTTATCCGCCATCAGAAGATGATGTGTATCCGATGGATGCCGAACACCGCGAGTACCTGGAAAAATATAACACAAGAGAGGTTACGATAGAAGGCTACCGTAATTTTGTACGTAAACAAGCTTATAATGACAAGAATGATTAA
- a CDS encoding CRTAC1 family protein yields MTYLKNDRGVAYSKLPAFGVILFLLLTACQSKKNAEPKQLLTPPSANDEYYQEIASDIGLDFVHSIGDDELSNIVESSGVGAAFIDFDQDGFIDIYACNGTWVEKLSGGEKPKNPSHNHLYKNLGNGTFQDVTEQAKVGGPWYGMGITVGDYDNDGFPDIFLSNFGENVLLRNNGNGTFTDESKRAGVKGGEQFSVGASWLDFDNDGYLDLYVGNYLFFDPEYDYYYAPDGFPGPLAYDSQPDILYRNNGDGTFEDVTQAMGIEDLDGRAMGVGVADYNADGFVDIYVANDHTVNYLWQNNQGKSFTDVGTMSGTGFSQSGEATVSMSVDFADFNGDGLLDMFISDDTYCSLYKNLGGNVFSDISYPAGISVASGQFVGWSSSFLDFDNDGDVDIFKSNGELKHLYGHEDQLFENVGNDKFKDVSVELSSYFQQENVGRGACAGDYDNDGDLDIFIMNIDGECKFIRNNKGNQNNWIELDLEGITSNKDGIGALVSIVCGETKQVAQKKSTTGYLSQGDPRIHFGLGQNETIDEVQIKWPSGIVQKLTDIPANQILQIVESE; encoded by the coding sequence ATGACTTATTTGAAAAACGATCGCGGCGTTGCGTACAGCAAATTGCCGGCATTTGGTGTAATTTTGTTTTTGCTTTTAACTGCCTGTCAGTCGAAGAAAAATGCAGAACCAAAACAACTCTTAACACCTCCTTCAGCTAATGACGAATACTATCAGGAAATAGCCAGTGATATAGGACTTGATTTTGTGCACTCCATTGGCGATGATGAACTGTCTAACATCGTAGAATCAAGCGGTGTTGGTGCTGCATTTATCGATTTTGACCAGGATGGTTTTATCGACATTTATGCCTGTAATGGTACCTGGGTGGAAAAACTGAGTGGAGGTGAAAAACCCAAAAATCCATCGCACAATCATTTGTATAAAAATCTTGGCAACGGAACTTTTCAGGATGTAACCGAGCAAGCCAAAGTTGGGGGACCTTGGTACGGAATGGGGATAACAGTTGGTGATTACGATAACGACGGTTTTCCCGATATTTTCCTAAGTAATTTTGGCGAAAATGTATTGTTACGAAACAATGGCAACGGAACTTTTACGGATGAGTCGAAACGTGCCGGAGTTAAAGGCGGAGAGCAATTTAGTGTTGGCGCCTCGTGGCTCGATTTTGATAACGATGGCTACCTGGATTTATATGTGGGTAACTACTTGTTTTTCGATCCGGAGTACGATTATTATTATGCTCCTGATGGTTTTCCCGGGCCGCTTGCTTACGACAGTCAGCCGGATATTTTATACCGGAATAACGGCGATGGAACGTTTGAAGATGTAACACAGGCAATGGGAATTGAGGACCTTGATGGCAGAGCAATGGGGGTTGGCGTTGCCGATTACAATGCCGATGGATTTGTTGATATTTATGTTGCCAACGACCATACTGTAAACTACTTGTGGCAAAACAACCAGGGCAAAAGTTTTACCGATGTGGGAACAATGTCGGGAACAGGTTTTAGCCAATCGGGAGAGGCAACGGTGAGTATGTCGGTAGACTTTGCAGATTTTAATGGCGATGGGTTACTCGATATGTTTATTTCAGACGATACCTATTGTTCGTTGTACAAAAATCTTGGAGGTAATGTTTTTAGCGATATATCATATCCCGCCGGAATTTCTGTGGCGTCGGGTCAATTTGTTGGATGGTCGTCCAGTTTTCTCGATTTTGATAACGACGGCGATGTTGATATTTTTAAAAGTAACGGCGAGTTAAAACATTTATATGGACATGAAGATCAGTTGTTTGAAAATGTTGGGAACGACAAGTTTAAGGATGTGTCAGTAGAGTTGAGTTCCTATTTTCAGCAAGAAAATGTGGGGCGTGGAGCTTGTGCCGGAGACTACGATAATGATGGTGATCTGGATATTTTCATCATGAATATAGATGGAGAATGTAAATTTATCAGGAACAATAAAGGCAACCAAAATAATTGGATTGAGCTCGACCTTGAGGGCATAACAAGTAATAAAGACGGAATTGGAGCTTTGGTTAGTATTGTTTGCGGCGAAACCAAACAAGTGGCACAAAAGAAAAGTACCACCGGTTATCTTTCGCAAGGCGACCCGCGTATACACTTTGGTTTGGGGCAAAATGAAACCATCGATGAGGTTCAAATTAAGTGGCCATCAGGAATCGTTCAAAAGCTGACCGATATTCCGGCGAATCAAATTCTGCAAATTGTTGAATCGGAATAA
- a CDS encoding CRTAC1 family protein has translation MTRMIKRWGLLLFLSLPLLVAAQNQEAFVDVTKDAGIGFKYNFGDNTYVNIVESSGSGITIFDYNNDGLMDIFLMNGTYLEGISTEDGKKFANTPDALYKNNGDGTFTNVAEQAGVDDRHWTMAAGAIDLDKDGFEDLYLLNYGPNVFYHNNGDGTFTDITEKLGLQGPKELNGFTKLSIGVSFWDYNNDDRLDCMVGNFLAFDPEYISTQTPGMMPHPSEYKGQASFLYEQQKDGSFKDVTRENNLYYPDSKCMGLTIFDYDNDGDIDIYQANDHQANYLFKYEDGTYKEVGIQTGVAVNTHGVPTGSMHGTIGDIDNDGLLDILVGDLRYGALYKNQGNGFYQDVVESAGVSASLSGKGSWGTVFIDYDNDGDLDIISSNGTAEELILQYPVLLENDGEGHFTDIGRELSSYFDTKRSGRGLAVVDYNNDGKMDVVVSHLDGDGSPALLKNKATNDNHWIGLQLIGENGPESAISARVEVTYGATKRVFVNQWATAYLSNNDPRIHIGLGESDKVDKLTIYWTNGEKEEYKNLEVNRYIKIKEGTGIIAKQ, from the coding sequence ATGACAAGAATGATTAAACGTTGGGGATTGCTTCTGTTCCTGAGTTTGCCTTTACTGGTGGCAGCTCAAAATCAGGAGGCTTTTGTGGATGTAACAAAAGATGCGGGCATCGGTTTTAAATACAATTTTGGCGATAACACCTATGTAAACATTGTGGAAAGCAGTGGATCCGGAATCACGATTTTCGACTACAACAACGATGGCTTGATGGATATTTTCCTGATGAACGGAACTTATCTTGAAGGAATTTCAACTGAAGATGGTAAAAAATTTGCCAATACTCCCGATGCGTTGTATAAAAATAATGGAGATGGAACTTTTACCAACGTTGCTGAACAAGCCGGAGTTGACGACCGCCACTGGACAATGGCAGCCGGCGCAATTGATTTGGATAAAGATGGATTCGAGGATTTGTATTTACTGAATTATGGCCCCAATGTATTTTATCATAACAATGGCGATGGAACGTTTACTGACATTACTGAAAAGCTTGGACTACAAGGCCCCAAAGAACTTAACGGCTTTACAAAATTAAGCATTGGGGTATCGTTTTGGGACTACAATAACGATGATCGGCTGGACTGTATGGTTGGAAATTTTCTGGCTTTTGATCCGGAATATATCTCAACACAAACACCGGGAATGATGCCGCATCCATCTGAATATAAAGGACAGGCATCTTTTTTATACGAACAGCAAAAAGATGGTAGCTTTAAGGATGTAACCAGGGAAAATAATTTGTATTACCCGGATTCAAAATGTATGGGTTTAACCATTTTTGATTACGATAATGATGGTGATATTGACATCTATCAGGCTAACGACCATCAGGCTAATTACCTGTTTAAATACGAAGATGGAACTTACAAAGAGGTGGGAATTCAGACCGGTGTTGCGGTGAATACGCATGGAGTGCCAACCGGCTCGATGCACGGAACAATTGGCGATATTGATAATGATGGCCTGCTTGATATTTTGGTTGGCGATTTACGCTACGGAGCGCTTTATAAAAATCAGGGTAATGGGTTTTATCAGGATGTAGTGGAGTCGGCCGGTGTTTCAGCCTCACTATCAGGGAAAGGAAGTTGGGGAACCGTATTTATTGATTATGACAACGACGGTGATCTGGATATTATCTCTTCAAATGGAACTGCAGAGGAACTGATTTTGCAATATCCTGTTCTTTTGGAGAATGACGGAGAAGGCCATTTTACTGACATTGGCAGAGAACTTAGTTCTTATTTCGACACCAAACGATCGGGCAGGGGACTGGCTGTGGTAGATTACAATAACGATGGAAAAATGGATGTTGTAGTTTCTCATCTTGATGGAGATGGAAGTCCTGCCTTATTAAAAAATAAGGCTACAAATGATAACCACTGGATTGGACTTCAGCTGATTGGTGAAAATGGCCCGGAATCGGCAATATCGGCGCGGGTAGAAGTTACATACGGAGCAACAAAAAGAGTATTTGTTAATCAGTGGGCCACAGCCTACCTATCAAATAACGATCCGCGAATTCACATAGGTTTGGGCGAATCGGATAAGGTAGACAAATTAACGATTTACTGGACCAATGGAGAAAAGGAGGAATACAAAAACCTGGAAGTAAACAGGTACATAAAAATTAAGGAAGGAACAGGCATTATTGCAAAACAATAA